In Lotus japonicus ecotype B-129 chromosome 5, LjGifu_v1.2, one genomic interval encodes:
- the LOC130716715 gene encoding mediator of RNA polymerase II transcription subunit 4-like, producing the protein MLQHQIVQSPARLGLTNPNSPSIPNPTPSKPPPTQTHNNQDRHSATPSAALLSLLPPLPRAQAILVQMASLTSKLFEVSSNRSVWVTAFRGSIPTFLSSQAQAHSSTPLESSPSSTKEIISLFSTLQTQIVEAITELQEILDLQDAKQKIDREIRSKDMALLGLANKLKDSERGLDILVDDYSDYRRSKRTKLGDGSEDDSLTSSTVSSQLKLSDILSYAHRISYTTFAPPEFGAGQAPLRGAMPPAPQDEQMRASQLYNFADLDIGLPKAVETKEKTIEAIVEPPPQQSVDTNPLANFSAIQGLLPPNFAVPPGWKPGMPVQLPMDIPIKPPPGWKPGDPVPLPPMDSLPVPRFEEQQLHPHIPQPKQPEVIQVQHVNLDLGGSDSSDYSSDEASSDDED; encoded by the coding sequence ATGCTTCAACACCAAATTGTACAATCCCCTGCGAGGCTAGGCCTTACGAATCCTAACTCACCATCGATTCCAAACCCTACCCCTTCGAAGCCCCCTCCTACACAAACCCATAACAACCAAGACCGCCATTCGGCAACCCCTTCTGCtgctctactctctcttctcccaCCCCTCCCCAGAGCACAAGCAATTCTTGTTCAAATGGCTTCCTTGACATCTAAGCTTTTTGAAGTATCATCCAACAGATCTGTTTGGGTCACTGCATTCCGCGGATCAATCCCAACCTTCCTTTCTTCCCAGGCCCAAGCACATTCGTCTACCCCATTGGAGtcttctccttcctccaccAAAGAAATCATTTCACTTTTCTCTACCCTTCAAACCCAAATTGTTGAAGCTATAACTGAACTCCAAGAAATTCTTGATCTACAGGATGCTAAGCAGAAGATTGACCGGGAAATTCGCTCAAAGGATATGGCACTTCTTGGATTGGCTAACAAACTCAAAGATTCTGAGCGCGGACTTGACATTCTTGTTGATGATTACTCTGATTATCGTCGCAGCAAGAGAACGAAATTAGGAGATGGTAGTGAAGATGATTCTTTGACTTCCTCGACTGTATCATCCCAGCTGAAGCTATCAGATATATTGTCATATGCCCATCGTATAAGTTATACCACCTTTGCTCCACCAGAATTTGGAGCTGGGCAGGCTCCTCTCCGTGGTGCAATGCCACCCGCACCACAAGATGAACAAATGAGAGCTTCACAGTTATATAATTTTGCAGACCTTGATATTGGATTGCCTAAAGCAGTTGAAACGAAGGAGAAAACAATTGAGGCTATTGTGGAACCTCCACCTCAACAATCTGTGGATACAAATCCACTTGCAAATTTTTCTGCAATTCAAGGGTTGCTTCCTCCAAATTTTGCTGTGCCGCCTGGTTGGAAGCCCGGAATGCCTGTACAATTGCCTATGGATATACCAATTAAGCCTCCACCTGGGTGGAAACCAGGGGATCCTGTGCCATTGCCTCCCATGGACTCACTTCCAGTACCGAGATTTGAGGAACAACAGTTACACCCCCACATTCCTCAGCCCAAGCAGCCAGAAGTTATTCAAGTGCAGCATGTTAATCTGGATCTTGGAGGAAGTGACAGTAGTGATTATAGTAGTGATGAAGCCAgctctgatgatgaagattga